From Bordetella flabilis, the proteins below share one genomic window:
- a CDS encoding sigma-70 family RNA polymerase sigma factor: protein MSVVMPPVHQDLSALYRDHHGWLLGWLRRRLGNAADAADLTHDAFLRLILKPAPDGFATGGAARAYLRAMAQGLCTDLWRRREVEQAWLECLAARPVAYVPSPEHQSLVIETLMEVGEWLGRLPETVRTAFIQAQIHGLSTREIADHMGVSLRMVQKYLARAMLHLALIDAGLTSSSAHRS from the coding sequence ATGTCTGTCGTCATGCCCCCTGTGCACCAAGATTTGAGCGCCCTATACCGAGATCATCACGGCTGGCTGCTGGGATGGTTGCGGCGCCGCCTGGGTAATGCCGCGGACGCAGCCGATCTGACGCACGACGCCTTCCTGCGCCTGATCCTTAAGCCGGCGCCCGACGGTTTTGCCACCGGGGGCGCTGCGCGGGCCTACCTGCGCGCCATGGCGCAGGGTCTATGCACGGATCTCTGGCGGCGGCGAGAAGTAGAGCAGGCCTGGCTGGAATGCCTTGCGGCCCGACCTGTCGCCTACGTGCCTTCCCCGGAACACCAGTCGCTAGTCATCGAAACCCTGATGGAGGTCGGCGAGTGGCTCGGCCGCCTGCCGGAAACGGTACGCACGGCCTTCATCCAGGCTCAGATACATGGGCTTTCGACGCGGGAGATCGCCGACCATATGGGCGTGTCCCTGCGCATGGTTCAGAAGTACTTGGCTCGGGCCATGCTGCACCTCGCGCTGATCGATGCCGGGCTGACTTCTTCCAGTGCACACAGGTCCTAG
- a CDS encoding FecR domain-containing protein, whose translation MVASLPPVFAEDRSVQADYESLKVAAEWYAVLQDAETGLGQHAAWQRWLDARPEHRRAWAHVEAVSRRFALLRNDGEREAAEKAVQVASRRAPSRRQAAGRVLALGGVGLLGWLAWRLTPLPAVVTAWRSDYATGVGEQREIILADDTRVRLNTRSAIDVHFRQDRRLITLVRGEILVETGNDARQRPFFVDTRYGRLQALGTRFTVRQADDDVLLAVYDGQVRIENLAGRIALVRAGEQTRYTADGISMAVPADPAREAWSRGVILAENLSLADLIAELGRYHPGYTGVDPRVAGLRVVGRYPANDMDRTLAMLERELPIRVQRTLPWWVTLEPR comes from the coding sequence ATGGTGGCCTCGCTTCCGCCGGTCTTTGCCGAAGACCGCTCCGTGCAAGCGGATTATGAAAGCCTGAAAGTGGCTGCCGAGTGGTATGCGGTATTGCAGGATGCCGAGACTGGCCTCGGGCAGCACGCCGCATGGCAACGCTGGCTGGACGCGCGGCCGGAACATCGACGCGCCTGGGCGCACGTCGAGGCTGTAAGCCGGCGCTTTGCGCTGCTGCGTAACGATGGTGAGCGCGAAGCCGCGGAGAAAGCGGTACAAGTGGCCTCCCGCCGCGCGCCGTCGCGCCGCCAGGCCGCCGGCCGCGTCCTGGCGCTGGGCGGCGTGGGGCTCCTGGGCTGGCTGGCCTGGCGGCTCACGCCCTTGCCCGCCGTCGTGACCGCGTGGCGTTCCGACTATGCCACCGGAGTCGGCGAACAACGCGAGATCATCCTCGCCGACGATACCCGCGTCCGGCTCAACACCCGCAGCGCCATCGATGTCCATTTCAGGCAGGATCGCCGCCTGATAACGCTGGTCCGTGGCGAAATCCTCGTCGAAACGGGCAACGATGCCCGGCAACGTCCTTTTTTCGTCGATACCCGCTACGGTCGGCTGCAGGCGTTGGGCACCCGTTTCACGGTAAGACAGGCGGATGACGATGTCCTGTTGGCGGTCTATGACGGGCAGGTGCGCATCGAGAACCTGGCCGGCCGCATTGCGCTCGTGCGTGCCGGCGAACAAACGCGTTACACCGCCGACGGCATCTCCATGGCCGTCCCCGCCGACCCCGCGCGCGAAGCCTGGTCTCGCGGCGTGATCCTGGCCGAGAATCTGTCCCTCGCCGATCTCATCGCGGAACTGGGCCGCTATCACCCCGGGTATACAGGCGTCGATCCCCGCGTCGCCGGCCTGCGCGTCGTCGGCCGCTATCCGGCCAACGACATGGATCGGACGCTGGCCATGCTCGAGCGGGAGTTGCCGATACGCGTCCAGCGCACGCTGCCATGGTGGGTGACGCTCGAGCCCAGGTGA
- a CDS encoding TonB-dependent receptor: MRRLPQPVHLGLSSRLLPRTAAVGRMARKTVLGAILMTDAGVATVYAQASGRAAAAAPTHAYDVPAGPLAGALSRFAQQADILLSVPAAMTAGKTSPGVRGAYTVEGAFRILLDNTALEAVRQTDGGYALRPAHAEAILPTVSVTASAAAAADEPYPGGEVARGARIGLLGDRDFLDTPFSVTSYTSKLIEDQQAQNIGDVLLNDPSVRNTYSRGAGRDEFNIRGFTLFNYDVAYNGLYGISPRNATSLIGIERVEVLRGPNALLNGMAPFGSVGGSINLVPKRAGADPLNRVTLSYIENSQFGVQADIARRFGEDQRTGMRLNVLRSGGDMNISGAGEDMGALSLGLDYRGNRFRIEGDINYQNRVTDARSGLLFPPPPGEDIGHAPDPKRNFFPDWTYWKAKEWTGDVRAEYDLSDDWTVYGALGARKHDFESLQTTWLMLDPAGTIGSVPARLNERLWSKTGEVGIRGRFDTGPIAHEPVLSASFLDIDYSSARVRSSTVFSDLYDPADLAKPSIAMPNDLGKTSETRLYSIALADTLSAMDGAVQLTGGLRQQRVQSVNYAPATGERLSDYGKSAVTPAIALTVKPTQQLALYGNYIEGLSQGGTAPAEAVNAGETFKPNVSKQYEVGVKYDFGTVATTLSAFQIEQPSAYLDPVTLRYQAAGEQRNRGVEFLVQGEPVRRVRLLGGMAYTAGVLTKTEGGVNDGHVAPAVPRWQFNASAEWDTPFAQGLTLTARVLRTSSQYVDAANTQQIPSWTRFDVGARYAMNINRTPVTLRATVENVFNKRYWQSAAREGLTVAAPRTVLLSVTAEF; encoded by the coding sequence ATGCGCCGCCTGCCGCAACCTGTCCACCTGGGACTGTCCTCCCGCCTATTGCCGCGCACTGCCGCCGTCGGCCGCATGGCGCGCAAGACCGTGCTCGGCGCGATCCTGATGACGGACGCCGGCGTCGCCACGGTCTATGCGCAAGCCAGCGGACGCGCCGCCGCAGCGGCCCCAACTCACGCCTACGACGTCCCAGCGGGCCCCCTGGCGGGCGCCTTGAGCCGTTTCGCCCAGCAGGCCGATATCCTTCTCAGTGTGCCCGCGGCCATGACGGCCGGCAAAACCAGTCCCGGAGTACGCGGCGCATATACCGTCGAGGGCGCATTCCGGATACTGCTCGACAACACCGCCCTGGAAGCTGTGCGCCAGACCGACGGCGGCTATGCATTGCGGCCCGCGCACGCCGAGGCGATCTTGCCCACCGTGTCGGTGACCGCCTCGGCCGCCGCGGCGGCCGACGAACCCTACCCGGGCGGCGAGGTGGCACGCGGCGCCAGAATCGGTCTGCTGGGCGATCGGGATTTCCTCGACACCCCCTTCAGCGTGACCTCGTACACCTCCAAGCTGATCGAGGACCAACAGGCGCAGAACATCGGCGACGTTCTGCTCAACGACCCTTCGGTGCGCAATACCTATTCGCGCGGCGCAGGCCGCGACGAGTTCAACATCCGCGGCTTCACGCTGTTCAATTACGACGTCGCCTACAACGGCCTCTATGGCATCTCTCCCCGCAACGCCACCTCGCTGATCGGCATCGAGCGCGTCGAGGTCTTGCGCGGTCCCAACGCTTTGCTCAACGGCATGGCGCCGTTCGGTTCGGTTGGCGGCTCGATCAACCTGGTGCCCAAGCGCGCCGGCGCCGATCCCCTGAACCGTGTCACGCTGTCCTATATCGAGAACAGCCAGTTCGGCGTGCAGGCGGATATCGCGCGCCGTTTCGGCGAAGACCAGCGCACCGGCATGCGCCTGAATGTGCTGCGCAGCGGCGGCGACATGAACATATCCGGTGCCGGCGAGGACATGGGCGCGTTATCGCTCGGCCTGGACTATCGCGGCAACCGCTTCCGCATCGAGGGTGACATCAATTACCAGAACCGCGTGACCGACGCGCGCAGCGGTCTGTTATTTCCGCCCCCTCCGGGCGAAGACATCGGCCACGCGCCGGATCCGAAGCGTAACTTCTTCCCCGACTGGACCTATTGGAAGGCGAAGGAGTGGACCGGCGACGTGCGCGCCGAATACGACCTCTCCGACGACTGGACCGTGTACGGGGCGCTGGGCGCGCGCAAGCACGATTTCGAAAGCCTGCAGACGACCTGGCTCATGCTCGACCCGGCCGGCACGATAGGCTCTGTGCCCGCCCGCCTGAACGAAAGACTTTGGAGCAAGACCGGCGAGGTCGGCATCCGCGGGCGTTTCGATACCGGCCCGATTGCGCACGAGCCGGTGCTCTCGGCCAGCTTCCTCGACATCGACTATTCGTCGGCGCGCGTGCGTTCGTCGACCGTGTTCTCCGACCTGTACGATCCCGCCGATCTGGCCAAGCCGTCCATCGCCATGCCCAACGACCTGGGTAAGACCAGCGAGACACGGCTGTACAGCATTGCACTGGCCGACACGCTCTCGGCAATGGACGGCGCGGTGCAACTGACCGGGGGGCTGCGCCAGCAACGCGTGCAATCGGTGAACTATGCCCCTGCCACCGGCGAGCGATTATCGGATTACGGAAAATCCGCTGTCACGCCGGCGATCGCGCTGACGGTGAAGCCTACCCAGCAACTGGCGCTGTACGGCAACTACATCGAAGGCCTGAGCCAGGGCGGCACCGCACCGGCGGAAGCCGTGAACGCCGGCGAGACCTTCAAGCCCAACGTATCGAAGCAGTATGAAGTCGGCGTCAAGTACGACTTCGGCACCGTGGCGACCACCTTGAGCGCGTTCCAGATCGAGCAGCCCAGCGCCTACCTGGATCCGGTGACGCTGCGCTACCAGGCCGCCGGCGAGCAGCGCAACCGCGGCGTGGAGTTCTTGGTGCAGGGCGAGCCCGTACGCCGTGTGCGGCTCTTGGGTGGTATGGCCTACACCGCCGGTGTCCTGACCAAGACGGAGGGCGGCGTGAACGACGGCCATGTCGCGCCAGCTGTGCCGCGCTGGCAATTCAACGCCTCCGCGGAGTGGGATACGCCTTTTGCGCAGGGCCTGACCCTGACGGCACGCGTGCTGCGCACCAGCTCGCAATACGTCGATGCGGCGAACACGCAGCAAATCCCCAGCTGGACCCGCTTCGACGTGGGCGCGCGCTATGCGATGAACATCAACCGTACACCGGTGACCTTGCGGGCAACGGTGGAGAACGTGTTCAACAAGCGCTATTGGCAGTCGGCCGCGCGCGAAGGCCTGACGGTGGCCGCGCCGCGCACGGTACTGCTGTCCGTCACCGCGGAGTTCTAG
- a CDS encoding PepSY-associated TM helix domain-containing protein, producing MRRPAGSPLPTRAVRSKAWYLVHKWTSLACTLFMLVVCVSGLPLIFRDEIVDWLDAPPSWPSVTPGTSPPTLDRLVDQTLQRYPTHRIVEIEVARDSASVIMALGPGHEAPSGASPIRLQYDARTGLLLQAMDSAGEGPGTRIMNVMTRLHIDLYARLPGQLYLGFMALLLAVAVISGAVLYHPYMKKTPFGTVRAARAPRLKWLDLHNLLGIVTLVWTLMMGVTGAIHELAVPLFRYWLSHDVRTAVAMAGGNPAPGSSQLASVQQAYATAKAAVPGRLVESLRFPDAGLGLSHHYLLWAKGATPLAAHLFDGVLVDARTGRLTAVLEMPWYLRVLQFSRPLHYGDTAGLPLKIIWAALDLIMIVILLSGLYLWRKRKVQETK from the coding sequence GTGCGGCGGCCCGCCGGAAGTCCACTGCCCACGCGGGCGGTGCGCAGCAAGGCCTGGTATCTGGTCCACAAGTGGACCAGCCTGGCCTGTACCCTTTTCATGCTGGTGGTCTGCGTCTCGGGCCTGCCCTTGATCTTCCGTGACGAAATCGTCGACTGGCTGGACGCTCCGCCGTCCTGGCCGAGCGTCACGCCGGGTACGTCCCCCCCTACGCTCGATCGTCTGGTGGACCAGACTCTTCAACGCTATCCCACGCACCGGATCGTAGAGATCGAAGTCGCCCGGGACTCTGCCAGCGTCATCATGGCGCTGGGACCCGGCCACGAGGCCCCGTCCGGGGCATCCCCGATCCGGCTGCAGTACGATGCGCGTACAGGCCTGCTGTTGCAGGCGATGGACAGCGCCGGCGAAGGTCCGGGGACCCGCATCATGAACGTCATGACGCGCCTGCACATCGACCTCTACGCCCGCCTTCCCGGCCAGCTATATCTTGGGTTCATGGCGCTGCTCCTGGCGGTGGCGGTGATATCGGGCGCCGTCCTCTATCATCCGTACATGAAGAAAACCCCGTTTGGCACCGTCCGTGCCGCGCGGGCCCCGCGCCTGAAATGGCTGGACCTGCACAATCTGCTGGGAATCGTCACGCTGGTCTGGACGCTCATGATGGGCGTCACCGGCGCCATCCACGAACTGGCGGTTCCCTTGTTCCGCTACTGGCTGTCCCACGACGTCCGGACTGCCGTGGCCATGGCTGGCGGGAATCCGGCCCCCGGCTCCTCGCAACTGGCCTCGGTGCAACAGGCCTACGCCACCGCGAAGGCCGCTGTTCCCGGCCGTCTCGTGGAGTCCCTGCGTTTCCCCGATGCCGGCCTGGGCCTGTCCCATCACTACTTGCTGTGGGCCAAGGGTGCAACGCCGCTGGCCGCCCACCTCTTTGACGGTGTCCTGGTGGACGCGCGTACGGGCCGATTGACGGCGGTCCTGGAAATGCCCTGGTACCTGCGTGTGCTGCAGTTCTCGCGACCGCTGCACTATGGTGATACCGCCGGCCTACCGCTCAAGATCATCTGGGCCGCGTTGGACCTGATCATGATCGTTATCCTGCTTAGCGGGCTATATCTTTGGCGCAAGCGCAAAGTCCAAGAGACGAAGTAG
- a CDS encoding cation:proton antiporter, producing the protein MELVVVLLLSAVLCVPLTQLLGLGTIPGYLLAGMVIGPYGLQLVTDVPAIVDISQWGVVMMLFVIGLELEPSRLWGMRREVFGVGILQMVSCALMLSLLIGGLLRHLIGMSLHGAVICGLALALSSTAVAMRLLDERNLSRTPMGRTALGVLLLQDMAAIPILILLGVLGGGGTKAPSFVSALIAVAVVLVCYRLRVISWAERAQLQELFTAATLLVVIGTAQLFDHAGLSAGLGGFLVGVLLAKSKYRPAMETSIEPFKGLLLGLFFLGVGMSVNLEVVQVHWRFITCGVAALLGVKGLILYGIARVSGLPRYHRLPFAMALAQGGEFGFAIFNEAWDNGLLSAPHRDLISVVVAISMAVVPILIKLVERVQPGRVQGYTSGAP; encoded by the coding sequence ATGGAACTCGTCGTCGTCCTCCTGCTGTCCGCCGTTCTGTGCGTGCCCCTGACCCAGCTACTGGGGCTGGGCACCATCCCGGGGTATCTCCTGGCGGGGATGGTGATCGGTCCCTACGGCTTGCAACTGGTGACCGACGTGCCCGCCATCGTCGACATCTCCCAATGGGGCGTCGTCATGATGCTGTTCGTCATCGGGCTGGAGTTGGAGCCTTCCCGGCTGTGGGGGATGCGGCGCGAAGTCTTCGGTGTCGGCATCCTGCAGATGGTGTCCTGCGCCCTGATGCTGTCGCTGCTGATAGGCGGCTTGTTGCGCCATCTTATCGGCATGTCGTTGCACGGTGCCGTCATCTGCGGGCTGGCATTGGCGCTTTCCTCCACGGCGGTGGCCATGCGCCTGCTGGACGAGCGGAATCTGAGCCGAACCCCCATGGGTCGCACGGCGCTGGGCGTGCTGCTCCTGCAGGATATGGCGGCCATTCCCATCCTGATTCTGCTCGGCGTTCTTGGCGGAGGCGGCACCAAGGCGCCTTCTTTTGTCTCGGCGTTGATCGCCGTGGCCGTCGTGCTGGTGTGCTACCGCCTGCGGGTAATCAGCTGGGCGGAGCGTGCGCAGTTGCAGGAGCTGTTCACGGCCGCGACGCTGCTGGTGGTGATCGGCACCGCGCAATTGTTCGACCATGCCGGCCTGTCTGCCGGCCTGGGGGGCTTCCTGGTTGGCGTGCTGTTGGCCAAGTCGAAGTATCGCCCCGCCATGGAAACCTCCATCGAACCCTTCAAGGGCCTGCTGCTGGGGCTGTTCTTCCTGGGCGTCGGCATGTCGGTGAACCTGGAGGTCGTGCAGGTGCACTGGCGCTTCATCACCTGCGGCGTGGCCGCGCTGTTGGGGGTGAAGGGCCTCATCCTGTATGGCATCGCGCGGGTGTCCGGCTTGCCCCGGTACCACCGCCTGCCGTTCGCCATGGCGCTGGCGCAGGGGGGCGAGTTCGGCTTCGCGATTTTCAACGAAGCGTGGGACAACGGTTTGCTGAGCGCGCCGCACCGCGACCTGATATCGGTGGTGGTGGCCATTTCCATGGCGGTGGTGCCCATACTGATCAAGCTGGTGGAGCGTGTGCAACCCGGACGCGTGCAGGGCTACACTTCCGGGGCGCCTTGA
- a CDS encoding 3-hydroxybutyrate dehydrogenase: MLKGKVAVVTGSTSGIGLGIATALAAQGANIVLNGFGDAAEIEKTRAGLALAHGIKAAYDGADLSSGPAVRQLVDNTVAQFGRIDILVNNAGIQYTALIEDFPPEKWDAIIALNLSAVFHGTAAALPHMKKQKWGRIINIASAHGLVGSASKSAYVAAKHGVVGLTKVTALETAGLGITANAICPGWVRTALVEKQITALAAQQGVDQETAARGLLGEKQPSLQFVTPEQLGGTAVYLASPAADQVTGTTISVDGGWTSR; the protein is encoded by the coding sequence ATGCTGAAAGGAAAAGTCGCGGTCGTCACCGGATCCACCAGTGGTATCGGGCTGGGTATCGCCACGGCGCTGGCCGCGCAGGGCGCGAACATCGTGCTGAACGGCTTTGGTGACGCGGCGGAGATCGAAAAGACCCGCGCAGGTCTTGCCCTGGCGCATGGCATCAAGGCGGCCTACGACGGCGCCGACCTGTCCAGCGGGCCGGCGGTGCGCCAGCTCGTGGACAACACGGTCGCGCAGTTCGGACGTATCGACATCCTGGTGAACAACGCCGGGATCCAGTACACCGCGTTGATCGAGGACTTCCCCCCGGAGAAGTGGGACGCCATCATCGCGCTCAACTTGTCGGCGGTGTTCCATGGCACGGCCGCCGCCTTGCCCCATATGAAAAAGCAGAAGTGGGGCCGAATCATCAACATCGCGTCCGCCCATGGGCTGGTCGGTTCGGCCAGCAAGTCCGCCTATGTGGCCGCCAAGCATGGCGTTGTGGGCCTGACCAAGGTAACCGCGCTGGAAACGGCGGGCCTGGGCATCACTGCCAATGCGATCTGCCCGGGTTGGGTGCGCACCGCGCTGGTGGAAAAGCAGATCACCGCATTGGCGGCGCAGCAGGGTGTCGACCAGGAGACCGCCGCCCGGGGCCTGCTGGGCGAAAAACAGCCTTCGCTGCAGTTCGTCACGCCCGAGCAACTGGGCGGCACCGCGGTCTACCTGGCATCGCCGGCCGCCGACCAGGTGACGGGCACGACGATCTCGGTGGATGGCGGCTGGACCTCGCGCTGA